From Microbacterium sp. LWH7-1.2:
TCGTGGAGCCGTTCAAGCTCATCCGGCTCCTCCGTACCAACCGAGGGGCCCTGTGAAAGTCTCTGCTGTCATTCCTACGATTGGTCGCCCCGAGCTGGTACGCGCAGTCAAGTCGGTGCTCGATCAGACGGTGCCTGTAGAGCCGATCGTCGTGTTGGATCGCCCGGATATGGTGGCCGATGTCACGCATCAGCTCGACGGGCTACGTCACAAGCTCGTCCTCACCGACGGCTCACAGGGTGGGGGCGCGGCACGGAACATCGGCGTGGCAGAGGCCGACTCCGAAGTGATCGCGTTCCTTGACGACGATGACGAGTGGACGCCGACGAAGACTGAAATGCAACTTGAGCTGTGGCGGGAACGTCCCTCCGCCGTGATTACCAGTCGGGCACTTCTGGTGGGCAGCTCCGAGCGAACAGTACCGGAACGGCCATTCAGCCAGGCAGGGACGATGTCGAGCTACCTTCTGGACCGTTCCACGATCACCCTGCGACGGCACTTCATCCAGAGTTCGACCCTCCTCATGAGCCGGAGCATCGCCCGCGAGGTGCCCTGGAGCGAGTCCCTCGCGCGTCATCAGGACTGGGGACTCCTCATCGAGCTCGACCGCCGGGGTACGCCGATCCTCACTCATGATGACGCCCTGGTCCGTGTATATCAGGGGTCGGCCAGCTCCATCTCGCGCTCCAAGAACTGGCGGGCGAGCCGAGCATGGCTCGAGGACTACGCGGCCGACGCGAGCACGCGCGCCCGCGGTGACTTCATGTGCTCGATCGTGCTCCGCTCCGCGTTGGCTGCTGGTGCTTGGAGAGATTCGCTCGGCATCCTGGGCTCGGCGCTGACGATGCGACCTCATCCTGCAGCCGTCGTAGTGGGGCTTTCCGAACTGGCGCGCGTCCCCTCGCACAGGTCTCGGTCATGACACCCCGGCGAGGCCTCGTCTTCCCGGCAACCATCGCATCACGATCGGAACAGAGTTGAGACGCATCTTCGTCAATCCCGCGGGGCAGCGAGACAACCTCGGTGACTCGATTCTCCGCCGCCCCTACCTGGACGCCCTTCGAGACCGGGGCGAACTGCATGTTCTTGCCGGGAAGGACCGCGATTACAGCTCTGGCCTGGGTATCCGTGACGGCGACGTCGTCTACGAATCGCGTGCGAAGTGGTTCGCAGGCGCCTTGGCATCAGGGCTGGTGGGAAAGCTGATATTCGCGTCAAACGCCGGGGAAGTTGTGGGAACCGACGCCGAGAAGCGTCGAGCGCGCTGGCAGCCGCTGATCGCGAGCCTTGCGAGGCGGACCGGCGGCGACGTCATCGTTGCGGGGGTAAGCGTCCGACCGGGAACGGACG
This genomic window contains:
- a CDS encoding glycosyltransferase family A protein, with protein sequence MKVSAVIPTIGRPELVRAVKSVLDQTVPVEPIVVLDRPDMVADVTHQLDGLRHKLVLTDGSQGGGAARNIGVAEADSEVIAFLDDDDEWTPTKTEMQLELWRERPSAVITSRALLVGSSERTVPERPFSQAGTMSSYLLDRSTITLRRHFIQSSTLLMSRSIAREVPWSESLARHQDWGLLIELDRRGTPILTHDDALVRVYQGSASSISRSKNWRASRAWLEDYAADASTRARGDFMCSIVLRSALAAGAWRDSLGILGSALTMRPHPAAVVVGLSELARVPSHRSRS